A genomic stretch from Setaria italica strain Yugu1 chromosome VII, Setaria_italica_v2.0, whole genome shotgun sequence includes:
- the LOC101758206 gene encoding uncharacterized protein LOC101758206: MGRGCAVALAAAAAALLVSLPMLLVLPPDADTYEQESRRMFMEWKARFKKTYKYAGEEECRYAVFKESRCRVAWARAAGVTTSGLNGLAARSNEEIYRGHGVEKGEGSYEQETRRMFVGWKAKYGKTYRDVGEEECRYRLFKGNRRAVVWLNAAAAAGQNAYDINQFGDLTNEEVRQSCYPEMVDQELSARCQAAAPYPDPEHGRRIWYQVCRCIATEAESGGSAVPGDEAHMWI, encoded by the exons ATGGGGCGGGGCTGCGCGGTTGctctcgcggcggcggcggcggcgctgctggtgtCGCTGCCTATGCTGCTGGTGTTGCCGCCGGACGCGGACACGTACGAGCAGGAGAGCCGCCGGATGTTCATGGAGTGGAAGGCCAGGTTCAAGAAGACCTATAAATACGCCGGCGAAGAGGAGTGCCGCTACGCGGTGTTCAAGGAGAGCCGCTGCCGCGTCGCCTGGGCCAGGGCCGCCGGGGTGACCACATCTGGCCTCAACGGTCTCGCCGCCCGCTCCAATGAGGAGATCTACCGCGGGCACGGGGTCGAGAAGGGGGAGGGATCGTACGAGCAGGAGACCCGCCGGATGTTCGTGGGGTGGAAGGCCAAGTACGGCAAGACCTACAGAGACGTCGGTGAGGAGGAATGCCGGTACCGGTTGTTCAAGGGCAACCGCCGCGCCGTCGTCTGgctcaacgccgccgccgccgccgggcaaaACGCGTATGACATCAACCAATTCGGTGACCTAACCAACGAGGAGGTACGCCAAAGCTGCTACCCGGAGATGGTAGACCAAGAGCTGAGCGCCAGGTGCCAAGCCGCCGCCCCCTACCCGGACCCCGAGCATGGGAGGCGGATTTGGTACCAG GTTTGCCGGTGCATTGCTACGGAAGCGGAGTCTGGAGGTAGCGCCGTTCCTGGAGATGAAGCACACATGTGGATCTGA
- the LOC111257981 gene encoding uncharacterized protein LOC111257981, giving the protein MFLYKLVEISYGGRNRYIVCQAKNGPACPLIAVANFLILSRGANIRPNSNGYVSQQHLFNLVTIYLNLELGRKFKHDKVKISEVKAELLAALPNFANGLFINPHFNSMSHFDKTPELSLMECLGIPLLHSWIDNEDSKTASVLDLIDLDIPRKSMESIQKENSAECTASLTTKVEVVRNNTNEDAQESSHDIAARVLDLFDPDIFHKLMESIQKESSAECTASLTSEVEVVRNTTDEDAQESSHDIRSKLIKDSTENMKAQLTSYGVSCLCDHMLQEKQELAVLYRNGHFLLIHVHEDTLHTLQTDLDLRTIHPNAQWQILDDVHGDNFFVTGNFRPIKDEDEDKVRALYLQNRYQCRIRRYERASEKPLENLAKKAAEASKHEDELLKILEKEKLNKER; this is encoded by the exons ATGTTTCTCTACAAGTTAGTGGAGATCAGTTATGGTGGCCGCAACAGATACATTGTATGCCAAGCAAAAAATGGACCTGCTTGTCCTCTCATTGCTGTGGCTAATTTTCTCATTCTGAGCCGAGGTGCCAATATCAGGCCTAACAGTAATGGATATGTATCCCAACAACATCTTTTCAATTTAGTCACCATCTATCTGAACCTTGAACTTGGAAGGAAATTCAAACATGACAAAGTGAAGATTTCTGAGGTTAAGGCGGAGCTTCTGGCAGCATTACCAAACTTTGCAAATGGACTCTTTATCAATCCACATTTCAACAG CATGAGCCACTTTGATAAGACCCCTGAACTGAGTTTGATGGAATGTCTTGGTATTCCTCTCCTTCATAGCTGGATAGACAATGAG GACTCCAAAACTGCGAGTGTACTTGATCTGATTGATCTGGATATTCCCCGCAAATCAATGGAGTCTATTCAGAAAGAAAATTCTGCAGAGTGTACTGCATCATTAACAACCAAAGTTGAGGTTGTGAGAAACAACACCAATGAGGATGCTCAAGAGTCCAGCCATGACATTGCCGCGAGGGTACTTGATCTGTTTGATCCGGATATTTTCCACAAATTAATGGAGTCTATTCAGAAAGAAAGTTCTGCAGAGTGTACTGCATCATTAACATCCGAAGTTGAGGTTGTGAGAAACACCACCGATGAGGACGCTCAAGAGTCCAGCCATGACATTAGAA GCAAGCTGATTAAAGACTCTACGGAGAATATGAAGGCACAACTGACATCATATGG AGTATCATGCCTGTGTGACCACATGCTTCAAGAAAAGCAGGAACTGGCAGTTTTATACAGGAATGGACATTTTCTTCTTATTCACGTG caCGAGGACACATTGCATACTTTGCAGACAGACTTAGATCTGAGGACCATCCATCCTAATGCTCAATGGCAAATATTGGATGAT GTGCACGGAGACAATTTCTTTGTGACGGGCAATTTCCGTCCTATcaaggatgaagatgaggataAA GTGAGGGCACTTTATCTTCAAAATCGGTATCAGTGTAGAATTCGAAGATATGAGAGGGCATCTGAAAAACCCTTAGAAAACCTTGCCAAAAAGGCGGCAGAAGCAAGTAAACACGAGGATGAGCTTTTAAAGATTCTTGAAAAGGAAAAGCTCAACAAAGAAAGGTAA